A window from Bacteroidales bacterium encodes these proteins:
- the feoB gene encoding ferrous iron transport protein B — IWDLPGMYSLLPITEEERVAKQSVLLNKPSFILHVVDARNLKRMLPLAMELSETGLRVILVVNMMDEAEKEGISIDTEKLSRETGIPVVPTVAVTGKGINQILKHILNYQRNNHHEVIPFEPTIEEKLGDIQDLLDGKYSFHKRSLAQLLMQDDKDAHSLVMDKEPESYEAIKNLITHTRKEIKESLIYRMKIRLHEEAERISEEVTIQVKKKRLRIGEKLSTLMTRPVTGVPIMLLILYLVFYQFVGVFGAGTVVDFIEGKLFGQYINPAIAEAVQSLTGSSAIQQLIIGEYGLITLGFTYAIAIILPVVGTFFLAFSVIEDSGYLPRLSLLIDRIFKKIGLSGRAVIPMVLGLGCDTMATITTRTQETKREKVIATLLLALAIPCSAQLGVIFALLSPFPKALLIWTLVIIANFLLVGFLVSKILPGQKPTFFMELPPLRTPKISNVLTKTYARIVWYLKEVFPLFIIASVVIWLLQITGVFPYILQGLEPLVNSIGLPDSTSDVFLFGFFRRDYGAAGLYDMKEMLSAGQLTIAAVVLTLFVPCIAQLMVMFKERGTKTALSIFLFVLVLAFAMGWLLNFVFNAFNIML; from the coding sequence ATCTGGGATTTGCCGGGGATGTATTCATTGCTGCCCATTACGGAAGAGGAAAGGGTTGCCAAACAATCCGTCCTTTTGAACAAGCCCAGTTTTATTCTCCATGTGGTTGATGCAAGAAACCTGAAGAGAATGTTGCCGCTGGCTATGGAGCTTTCGGAAACGGGGCTCAGGGTTATCCTGGTGGTAAACATGATGGATGAAGCGGAGAAAGAAGGCATCAGCATCGATACGGAAAAGCTGTCCAGGGAAACAGGCATCCCTGTCGTACCTACGGTAGCCGTTACAGGAAAAGGGATCAATCAAATTCTGAAACACATTCTGAATTACCAAAGAAACAACCACCATGAGGTCATTCCTTTTGAACCAACCATTGAGGAAAAACTTGGAGACATTCAGGATTTGCTCGACGGGAAGTATTCCTTCCACAAAAGAAGCCTGGCTCAACTGCTTATGCAGGATGACAAGGATGCCCATAGCCTGGTCATGGACAAAGAACCCGAATCTTATGAAGCGATCAAAAACCTCATCACCCATACCCGTAAAGAGATTAAGGAATCACTGATCTATAGAATGAAGATCAGGTTACACGAAGAGGCTGAGCGGATCAGCGAAGAAGTAACGATTCAGGTTAAAAAGAAAAGGCTGCGGATCGGCGAAAAGCTAAGCACCCTTATGACCCGTCCGGTGACAGGTGTACCCATCATGCTTTTGATCCTGTACCTGGTATTCTACCAATTCGTAGGCGTATTCGGAGCCGGAACCGTGGTAGACTTTATTGAAGGTAAACTTTTTGGGCAATATATCAATCCTGCAATAGCAGAAGCTGTACAAAGCCTGACCGGCTCCTCAGCCATCCAACAGTTAATCATCGGGGAGTACGGATTGATCACACTGGGCTTCACCTATGCCATAGCGATCATTTTACCAGTGGTGGGAACCTTTTTCCTGGCTTTTTCTGTTATTGAAGATTCAGGTTATCTCCCCCGGCTTTCACTCTTAATCGACAGGATATTCAAGAAGATCGGACTGAGCGGACGTGCGGTGATACCAATGGTGCTGGGGCTGGGCTGTGATACCATGGCTACCATAACCACCCGCACACAGGAAACAAAAAGAGAAAAGGTTATTGCAACGCTTCTCCTGGCATTGGCCATCCCCTGCTCGGCACAGCTTGGTGTAATATTTGCCCTGCTCTCACCATTCCCCAAAGCTTTGCTTATATGGACCCTGGTAATCATCGCCAACTTCCTGCTTGTAGGATTCCTGGTCTCCAAAATCCTGCCGGGACAAAAGCCTACATTTTTCATGGAACTGCCTCCGCTAAGAACACCTAAAATATCCAATGTACTGACCAAAACCTATGCCCGTATTGTTTGGTACCTTAAAGAGGTCTTTCCCCTGTTTATCATTGCCAGTGTTGTAATTTGGCTGCTGCAGATAACCGGCGTATTCCCATATATTTTGCAGGGTCTGGAACCTCTGGTCAATTCCATCGGCCTTCCCGACAGCACCTCGGATGTCTTCCTTTTCGGTTTTTTCCGACGTGACTACGGAGCTGCCGGATTATACGACATGAAAGAAATGCTGTCGGCAGGCCAATTGACCATCGCCGCTGTTGTACTGACACTCTTTGTACCATGTATTGCACAGCTTATGGTTATGTTCAAGGAAAGGGGTACAAAAACGGCCTTAAGTATATTCCTTTTCGTGCTGGTGCTCGCCTTCGCAATGGGATGGCTGCTCAATTTTGTATTCAACGCTTTTAATATAATGCTTTAA
- a CDS encoding ferrous iron transport protein A, whose amino-acid sequence MTIRHIALTRTIATIRLLHFEWAEKMLAFNNGKAPVFMHNDQNQTDSPAEGEITLDMLKKGQSAVVKRLITEDSKNLQKLLAMGILPGRIVRVLQRYPVFILEIDRTQAAMDKDLARKIVLKSGKRGK is encoded by the coding sequence ATGACAATAAGACATATAGCACTCACAAGAACAATAGCAACCATTCGTTTGTTACACTTTGAATGGGCCGAAAAGATGCTGGCCTTTAACAATGGAAAAGCTCCGGTATTCATGCATAATGATCAAAATCAAACCGATTCACCCGCTGAAGGAGAAATTACGCTGGATATGCTGAAGAAGGGCCAATCAGCGGTGGTAAAACGGCTGATCACGGAAGACAGCAAAAACCTACAAAAACTGCTGGCCATGGGTATCCTGCCGGGAAGGATCGTTAGGGTGCTGCAGCGCTATCCCGTTTTTATACTGGAGATTGACCGAACCCAGGCAGCCATGGACAAGGACCTGGCAAGGAAAATTGTACTGAAAAGCGGGAAGAGGGGAAAATGA
- a CDS encoding PAS domain-containing sensor histidine kinase: protein MQDDEPSRETLRKENEHLKKRIRELEQKELEASEKYYQNIYHNIPVMLHSIDSEGKIIEVSNHWLETTGYQGYEVINRPSTDFLTEDSKQYAKNVALPDFFRKGYAKNVPYQLVKKNGEIMDVLLSAISEHDESGNFLRSIAVFHDITERKKAEASLRESEERYRTIVENTNDALIIHDFKGTITFANDNACQLLGYSREELLKTGLELIHSPNARPSIERTIKNEAWEEQILLETELISKQDLIIPVEISSKIISYKDEGEIQTFIRDITKRKQAEQALRESEEMFRTFVNHSSDGIRMADENGKIIFVNKAHEKITGYREDEVVGQTIWDFMFLLVPEARKNQEKYEGIKKGLTDVIKGRADYLFDQPYVINAQTRKGHSIYIQDIVFKIETSHGKRFGAILRDITQLKKQEEELRELNATKDKLFSIIAHDLRNPFNSILGFSELALKSIKNQNYDKLEKYCETVYQSARHSFDLLNNLLHWSRVQRGKMDFQPETLDMSSLLDKITELMKANLGEKNIAFSKTVEPDLAVYADRFMLETILRNLLSNAIKFTHNQGSIDIKAYREEKQTVVSVQDTGVGMPQETADKLFYIENTFSTPGTNKEKGNGLGLILCKEFVEQHGGKIWVESEVSRGSTFSFTIPFDNR from the coding sequence ATGCAAGATGACGAGCCATCCCGGGAAACACTCAGGAAAGAGAATGAACATCTAAAAAAGCGCATCCGCGAATTAGAGCAAAAGGAACTGGAAGCCAGTGAAAAATACTATCAAAACATTTACCACAACATTCCAGTCATGCTTCATTCCATCGATTCCGAAGGAAAAATTATTGAAGTCAGCAACCATTGGCTGGAAACAACCGGCTATCAAGGGTATGAAGTAATAAATCGTCCATCCACTGATTTTCTTACTGAAGATTCAAAACAATATGCAAAAAATGTTGCCCTTCCCGATTTTTTCCGTAAAGGATACGCTAAGAACGTGCCCTATCAGTTGGTGAAAAAAAACGGGGAGATCATGGATGTGTTGCTTTCGGCCATATCAGAACATGATGAAAGCGGTAATTTTTTACGATCAATTGCTGTTTTCCATGACATCACCGAACGAAAAAAAGCGGAAGCATCGCTGCGGGAAAGTGAGGAACGTTACCGTACCATCGTGGAAAATACCAACGATGCCCTCATCATTCACGATTTCAAAGGAACAATCACCTTTGCCAATGATAATGCCTGCCAGTTGCTTGGGTATTCCCGGGAAGAACTTTTGAAAACAGGGTTGGAATTAATTCACAGCCCCAATGCACGCCCTTCAATCGAAAGAACCATTAAAAACGAAGCTTGGGAAGAACAAATATTGCTTGAAACAGAGCTAATCAGCAAACAAGATTTGATCATACCCGTTGAGATCAGCAGCAAAATAATTTCTTACAAGGATGAGGGTGAAATTCAGACTTTCATCCGGGACATCACCAAACGGAAACAGGCCGAGCAGGCCCTACGGGAAAGCGAAGAAATGTTCAGGACTTTTGTCAACCATTCCTCCGATGGCATCCGAATGGCTGATGAAAACGGAAAAATAATCTTTGTCAACAAAGCCCATGAAAAAATAACCGGATACCGGGAAGATGAGGTAGTTGGGCAAACCATATGGGATTTCATGTTTTTGCTCGTACCGGAGGCACGCAAAAATCAAGAAAAATATGAGGGTATAAAAAAAGGTTTGACCGATGTGATAAAGGGTCGAGCCGATTATTTATTCGATCAACCTTATGTCATTAATGCACAGACCAGGAAAGGACATTCCATTTATATACAAGATATCGTTTTTAAGATCGAAACTTCTCATGGCAAAAGATTTGGAGCCATTCTGAGAGACATCACCCAATTGAAAAAACAGGAGGAGGAGCTCCGGGAACTCAATGCCACCAAGGATAAACTTTTCTCCATAATAGCCCATGACCTGCGCAATCCTTTCAATTCCATCCTGGGATTTTCGGAGCTGGCTTTGAAGAGCATTAAAAACCAAAATTATGACAAGCTTGAAAAATACTGCGAAACTGTCTATCAATCAGCCCGGCACAGCTTTGATTTGTTGAACAACCTGTTGCACTGGTCGCGGGTGCAGAGGGGCAAAATGGATTTCCAGCCGGAAACCCTGGATATGTCCTCTCTATTAGATAAAATTACCGAACTCATGAAAGCCAATCTGGGAGAAAAAAACATTGCCTTCAGCAAGACAGTGGAACCGGATCTGGCGGTTTATGCCGACCGGTTCATGCTTGAGACCATCCTGAGAAATCTTCTGTCCAATGCCATCAAATTTACTCACAATCAGGGGAGCATTGATATAAAGGCTTACCGGGAAGAAAAACAAACAGTGGTTTCGGTGCAAGATACAGGTGTGGGTATGCCGCAAGAAACTGCTGATAAGCTGTTCTATATTGAAAACACCTTCTCGACACCGGGCACCAACAAAGAGAAAGGTAACGGCCTGGGGCTTATTCTTTGTAAGGAGTTTGTAGAGCAGCACGGCGGTAAGATCTGGGTAGAAAGTGAAGTCAGCCGGGGATCCACGTTCAGCTTTACCATACCTTTTGATAACAGGTAA